The genomic region CTTGCTGGGGCCATAGGCGTTGAGCATGCCGAACGTCAAACCGGCGCTGACGGAAGCGACGTTGACGATGCGACCCCAGCCGCGCTCGATCATTTGGCGGCCGATGCGCTGCGACAAGAGGAGTGCTGAGCGCAAATTGGTATCCATCACATGGCTCCATTCCTCAGCCGTTACGTCCATAACGGACTTCACAAAGCCAATTCCGGCGTTGTTGATCAAGATATCAATGTGTCCAAAACGCTCCATGGCTTGGTTTACAGCCGTTTCGATTTTGGCGGGGTCGCTTACATCACAACACAGAGCCAGCGTGTTGCGTCCGGTCATCTCGGCGATTTCTCGTGCGGCGACGGTCACTTCGTCTTTCGTATTGGCTACCACGATGACGTCGGCACCGGCTTGAGCCAACCCGAGCGCAAGCGCTTTCCCGATGCCGCGGCCACCTCCCGTGACGAATGCAATCTTACCATCTAAGCGAAAGGACACTTCTTGCATAGTCTCAGCCCCCAGTAAAGATTGATTTTTTTACTACTCCATTACTTCGATTAATAAAATGAAAATCCTTCCATCGCAAATATTTCGAGTCGATTCGGCAAAAAATGGGAAAGTATTGTACAGAATCGTCAACTTCTGCATAAGGATAGAGGGAGGGAAGTTCGGAGGATTGGCACTCTGGCAGAGTGTGACAATTTTTCTACTTGAGGTGATGAAGGTCGCACAATTGAAGAGTTTCGTTTATAATGGAAGTATAGATAAGTGGAAGGAGGTGAAAGGGTTGGAATACGTGTGCCTCGACTGTGGTGGCTTCTTCGAGGGTGACGAAATCCGCCGATCCCAAAACCGATGCGAATCCTGTGAGGGCGTCAAATCGACAGAGGAACAAGGAGAGAGTCATGCTCAACGCGGACTGTAAAATCGAAGAAGATCACGAAACATAAACGCCCCCGACGGCAAAAGTTGGGGGCGTTACGTTTTTGTTCGATTACATATGCTATAGGTACTTCAAATCAAGGAGGAGGCCCGTCCATGTTCAAAGTCCAATTGTACAACGATGCCTTCCACCACATGATGCAGCATGACAAGACGATGGATGGCTTCTACCCGAAAAACAGCGCCGTCGTCCAGAAAGACATGACGAACGAGGAATTCGAACAGTTTTGCAGAAAGCACAACCTCGTGCAGTACAAAAATCATCTGCGCAACTATCACCACAACTACATCGCGGGTGACTTTAGCGAGACTTGATCTGCTGGTAGGACGACAGTTTTTTCAACTGCTCCATCAGTTCGTTATGCCACGTCGTGTCTCCCATGGATTTGGCGACGTTGATCAAGTCGAGCACAGAGTCGAATTGCTGGGGCACGACACGGCGGCCGGTGCGAATCCGCTCATCCTCCGGGTACTTGGCGAGTGCGTCAACCACTTTGCTCTCTCCGACCGTTTCCCGAAGCGACGTGGCTTTCACGCGGTCCGTTTCACAGTAGTGGGTGAGCATGATGTAGTCAAACTCCAGATCCGGCACGATGTGGCTCTTGTGACAGGTCGGGCAGACGAGCATCGGCACGTCGTGCACGAGGACGCCGCCTTCGGAGTAGATGCTCCGAAGGAGTGCGACCATCGTCAATCCACAGCAAAAGTCCTGTTGGTTCATCGGGCACCACCCTTTCTGCTGACAATAGGTAGACCTTTGTACCAATGTAGCATATCGACCCCCGTCTCACCAGCGGGGGTTTTCTTGCTACAACTCGGTCGGTGCGACGAGGTTTTTGAAACCGAATGTCGCTTTCTCTTCGGGCTCTGTATGGTGGACGAACTCGATTTTGACGACCGATTTGACGTTCAAGCATTCGCTCGACCCGTTCGGGACGATCAGGCGCACGGGGAAGCCTTTTTTCAACGGCTTCTCGTCTTGTTGGAAGAGCAGGAGCGCATGTTGAAGTTCTTCAAGTGGAATCGTGGCTTGAAATTCGTCGCTAGCGTGAAAAATAACGTGTGTGCTCTCGGAAAGCGGAGAAACCATTTCGAAAAGCGAAGAAATGGGAGTCGCAATTCCCGTAAACTGAGGTACAATTGGATGTACATCCAGATGCGGACTCAGTGGTCCCTCCGTGAAGTCAGAATATTGCAAGTTGGCTTCACGTGTGACCAGACCACGCACTTGTACGAGAAATTCGGTTGTAGAAGACATGATGGGACGTCACCTGGCCTTTTGATCGTTTTGTCTTGAGGTGATTGTACATCATAGAAAGAAGGAAAGTCTATGCAACTTTGGAAACGCAATCTGTTGGTGCTGTGGTTCGCCAACTTCACCGTCATGGCCGGGATGAGCCTCGTCATGCCCTTTTTGCCTCTCTACATAAAGGATCTCGGGGTGACCGATCCGGAGGAGTTGACGAAATGGGCGGGCTTGGTGTTCTCCGCCACGTTTATGGCGTCGGCGATCTTTGCCCCGATCTGGGGGGCACTGTCTGACAAAACCGGGCGCAAAGTGATGTTGCTTCGCTCGTCTCTTGGCATGGCGGTCGTCATGGCACTTATGGGGTTCACGACCGATGTGACGCAGTTGTTCTTTTTGCGTTTGGCCATGGGAGTTGTCTCCGGCTTCATCCCAGCGGCCGTGTCGCTGATGGCGACGAATACTCCGAAAGAGCATGTCGGCTATGCGCTGGGCACGTTGGCAACAGGCGGGGTGTCCGGGCAAATCATCGGTCCGCTGATGGGCGGCGTATTGGCGAACTTCCTCGGGTTCCGCCATGTCTTTCTCGTCACGGCAGGACTGCTGCTGACGGCCACGCTCATCGTGTTCCTCCTCGTCAAGGAAGAATTCAAAGTACCGGCGAAAAAAGCGGACGTGGCCGCAAACGGCCTCACTCCTGCCAAGAAAAGCCGCCTCGGCGGTCTCGTCACGGAAATTCGTAAATTAAAACCGGTGTGGCCGATGTTCGTCGTGGCGTTTCTGATCACGTTCTCGATGATGATGATCGACCCGCTGATGTCGGTGTATGTCTCGCAGTTGTCTCCAAACTCGCAGAACGTGGCACTGCTGGCGGGGATGGTAACCGCTTCAACGGGGCTTGCGAACATTTTGTTCTCCCCGCGACTCGGGAAACTTGGCGATCGCATCGGCTACAAGCGCGTGCTCTTGCTTGCTCTCTGCGGCGCGGCGCTGATGTACTTGCCGCAAGCTTTCGTCACCGCCCCGTGGCAGTTGATGATCTGTCGCTTCGGTCTTGGCATGTGCATGGGAGGTTTGATGCCGCAAGTCAACTCGTTGTTGCGCTCCGTGGCACCAACGGAGATGCAAGGGCGGATCTTTGGCTACAGCACATCCGCGATGTTCATCGGCAATTTATGCGGACCGAACGTCGGCGGGTATATTGGAGGCCATTTCGGCATCTCGACTTTGTTTTTTGTCTCCTGCACGTTCTTGCTCGTCAACGCCGTCTGGTTGCGCTTCGTCGTGCCGGACCCGCGTCCCGAATTGGTAAAAACGGCTTGACAAGCTCGCGGTCGAGAGCGAAAGTAAGGAATGAGTCTCAACATCGTGAACGGAGGAACTCCCATGCGTCAAACTTGGACCCTCATCCTCGGAGCTGCCGTGCTCCTGGCAACGGCGGGCTGCTCATCGCAACCCGGCACTCCATCCGGCAATTCCGGTCAACAACAATCGACACAAGCGGCTACTTTGGATGACCTTTCCAGCGCAACTCGCTTGGAGATGCTCACCAAGACCGATACCGACTTGCGCAATAACTGGATTTTTCAAGATCAAGAAGCCAAGGACAAAGTGGCACTTCTCGTCCCTGTGCTGAAGAGCGCGACGAAGCTCGATATCAAAGACGTCGTCAAAAGCCCGCCGACGGTGACGTTCATCGCCGACACGGCGAACGGCAAGCGGATCGTCAACGTCTTCGAAGACCGCTTCGAATACCAAGGTACTTGGTATCAACTGGACAGTGCGCCTGAGAAGACGTACGGCCCGATCGTGCCGAAGTAAGAGCCGGACAAGCGGGGCTATGAAAAAAGACACCTCTCCACATCTGTGGGGAGGTGTCTTTTTTCGGTTACGGCAGGTCTTTGATCTTGGTAACGATGGGCGCACGCTCTTTGGGAGCAGGTTCTGCTTCGGGATAGCCGACGGGGATGATGCCGACGACTTCGTAGCCCGGTTGGACGCCCAGAATGTGGCGGACTTTTTCCGAGAGGCCGGCGGACGACCAGCCGGTGCCGACGCCCTCCGCATGGGCCGCCAACATGAAGTTCTGGAGAAAGCAGGAGACGGCGGCATAGTGCTCGTCGCGGTCTACGGATGTGTGGGCGGGCGTCGAGAGCACGGCGAGCAGGGTGGGGGCACCGCCGAAGTTGTTTTTGTGCGGGATTTGGGCGCGTGTTTCCGGACCGATCCAGAGAATTTCCCACGGTTGGGTCATCCGATGGTTCGGGGCAAAGGAAGCGGCGTGCAACCATTCCTGCACTTTATCACGGGGAACGGGGTCCGGTTTGAATTGTTTTACGTTGCGACGGGTCAGGATCGCGTCAAGAACGTTCACAGATTCCAACTCCAATCTGACTAGTCTCGGTTGGTGTAGCCGTAGATGGTGATCGACTGGGTCGTTTCATCCCATTTGACGTCGCCGCCGAGGTTTTCGATGATGAAGCGCAGCGGGACGAGCATGCGGTTATTTTTCACAACCGGCTCGACATCCATTTGCACGGGTTTGAGGTTGACG from Tumebacillus amylolyticus harbors:
- a CDS encoding SDR family NAD(P)-dependent oxidoreductase: MQEVSFRLDGKIAFVTGGGRGIGKALALGLAQAGADVIVVANTKDEVTVAAREIAEMTGRNTLALCCDVSDPAKIETAVNQAMERFGHIDILINNAGIGFVKSVMDVTAEEWSHVMDTNLRSALLLSQRIGRQMIERGWGRIVNVASVSAGLTFGMLNAYGPSKAGLVNLTQMLGNDLGRHGVTVNSISPWFIKTAMTEEALKTEEFREFSTTRTPIGRIGNPEDLVAPVLFFCSESSGYVTGQNLFVDGGATTFGM
- a CDS encoding molybdopterin-dependent oxidoreductase; amino-acid sequence: MSSTTEFLVQVRGLVTREANLQYSDFTEGPLSPHLDVHPIVPQFTGIATPISSLFEMVSPLSESTHVIFHASDEFQATIPLEELQHALLLFQQDEKPLKKGFPVRLIVPNGSSECLNVKSVVKIEFVHHTEPEEKATFGFKNLVAPTEL
- a CDS encoding MFS transporter, with product MQLWKRNLLVLWFANFTVMAGMSLVMPFLPLYIKDLGVTDPEELTKWAGLVFSATFMASAIFAPIWGALSDKTGRKVMLLRSSLGMAVVMALMGFTTDVTQLFFLRLAMGVVSGFIPAAVSLMATNTPKEHVGYALGTLATGGVSGQIIGPLMGGVLANFLGFRHVFLVTAGLLLTATLIVFLLVKEEFKVPAKKADVAANGLTPAKKSRLGGLVTEIRKLKPVWPMFVVAFLITFSMMMIDPLMSVYVSQLSPNSQNVALLAGMVTASTGLANILFSPRLGKLGDRIGYKRVLLLALCGAALMYLPQAFVTAPWQLMICRFGLGMCMGGLMPQVNSLLRSVAPTEMQGRIFGYSTSAMFIGNLCGPNVGGYIGGHFGISTLFFVSCTFLLVNAVWLRFVVPDPRPELVKTA
- a CDS encoding nitroreductase family protein, encoding MNVLDAILTRRNVKQFKPDPVPRDKVQEWLHAASFAPNHRMTQPWEILWIGPETRAQIPHKNNFGGAPTLLAVLSTPAHTSVDRDEHYAAVSCFLQNFMLAAHAEGVGTGWSSAGLSEKVRHILGVQPGYEVVGIIPVGYPEAEPAPKERAPIVTKIKDLP